Sequence from the Fibrobacter sp. UWP2 genome:
TCGTAGGTGAACACGGCGGAGCCCGCAAGCCACTGGCCATAGATTTTGCCCCACAGCGCCTTGGCCCAGCCTGTCTCGGCGACGGTCAAATGTCGGCCGCCGTCCACCACGTTCTGCCAGAACTTCGCGGTGATGATATGCCCGAGCGGGTAGGTGTACGTGTGCGCCACCATCTTCGGGTTGCTCGAAGTCCCGCTCGTAAAGTAGATGACCATGGTATCGGTTCCGGTCGTCGCGGCCTCGCCCGTGGGGCGGTCGAACTCCGGCGAACTGATTTCGTAGTCGTCGTAAAAGCTGATCCAACCCTGGCGCGGCTGGCCAACCGTCACAAGGCTCTTGAGCGACGGGGACTTCTTTTGCGCCGTCTCCACCTCTTTTTGCAGGGCGGGATCGTCGTACGTCACAATCATGTTGACTTCGGCGGCATTAAAGCGATATTCAAAGTCCTCGGCGGCAAGCATGTTCGTCGCCGGGATGGCAATAGCCCCAATGCGGTGGAGCGCCAGCAAAAAGAACCAGAACTCGTAACGACGCCTGAGCACAAGCATCACGCGGTCGCCCTTTTTGACGCCAACGCTTACCAAAAAATTCGCCGTACGCTTGGAAGCAATCGACAGGTCCTTAAACGTAAAGATGTGGCTTTCGTCATTGTCGTCACACCACACAAGAGCCTCGCGTTTGGGCTCCTCCTTGGCGTACACGTCCACGACGTCGTAGGCGAAGTTGAAATTCTCGGGGATAGAGAGTTTAAAGTTCTCGTAGAGATCTTCGTATGATTCGTAGTCTATCCGCGATAAAAACCTAGAAAGAATCATATTACAAATCCTTGTAGAGAACCTTTTCGCGCACCGCTCCGGCAAAGCGCACCAAATTCAAGATGCCCTTCTCGCCCACAACGCTAAAGTCCTTAGCGTGGATCACCACCCGCGGCACGCCGAACGGGAGCATCAGGCGAACACAGGCGATAGTCATAGCGAGCGCAAGGAAAATGCGCGGGACAATGGAGAAGGTAAAGAGCTGGGAACGTATGACACGGCCATCGTTTTTGTAAATGTAGTTGATGTCCTCGTAGGTTTCGAACTGTTCCAGCACCTGATTCTTGAGGTGGCGATTTCCAAACCACACTGGGGGAACAAAGCCTACCGGGCGTCCGTAACCGTGCGCATCCCAAAGGGCGACGGCGCGCTTGAGGAGCGTCTGCGAAAGTTTTTCGTTCAGTCCCGAGAACTCGGCGCCGTTATGCGAAAGGACGAGTCCGAGTTTTCCCCACGGATTCCTCTTGACAAACAGGTCGGCCCTATGGCGGGCACCATGCAAAACGATTTCAAACCCCTCGTCCATCAGTTTGCCGACTTCTTCGCGGAAAGCCTCGGCCTCGGATTCGGGAACGCCTCCAATGGAGGGAACGACCGCCACCGAAATGG
This genomic interval carries:
- a CDS encoding DUF2334 domain-containing protein: MEINKDIADLEAEETRKSKRKKFVLCYHSLNVRNCKSASVKIRKLAEAVGSPISVAVVPSIGGVPESEAEAFREEVGKLMDEGFEIVLHGARHRADLFVKRNPWGKLGLVLSHNGAEFSGLNEKLSQTLLKRAVALWDAHGYGRPVGFVPPVWFGNRHLKNQVLEQFETYEDINYIYKNDGRVIRSQLFTFSIVPRIFLALAMTIACVRLMLPFGVPRVVIHAKDFSVVGEKGILNLVRFAGAVREKVLYKDL